A section of the Burkholderia mallei ATCC 23344 genome encodes:
- a CDS encoding O-acetyl-ADP-ribose deacetylase, whose amino-acid sequence MPNIGPTSVEACVVDITTLTLDAIVNAANASLLGGGGVDGAIHRAAGPELVKECATLGGCATGDAKLTRGYRLPAKYVIHTVGPVWRGGGHGEAELLASCYRRSLEVAAGAGCASIAFPAISCGVYRFPPADATAIAVRTVAGALAGELADARFERVVFACFSSDMLDFYRTALVRF is encoded by the coding sequence ATGCCGAACATCGGTCCGACCTCGGTCGAGGCGTGCGTCGTCGACATCACGACGCTCACGCTCGACGCGATCGTCAATGCGGCCAACGCGTCGCTGCTGGGCGGCGGCGGCGTCGACGGCGCGATCCACCGCGCGGCGGGGCCCGAGCTCGTGAAGGAATGCGCGACGCTCGGCGGCTGCGCGACGGGCGACGCGAAGCTCACGCGCGGCTATCGCCTGCCCGCGAAATACGTGATCCACACGGTCGGCCCGGTATGGCGCGGCGGCGGGCATGGCGAGGCCGAGCTGCTTGCGTCGTGCTACCGGCGCTCGCTCGAGGTGGCGGCCGGCGCGGGCTGTGCGTCGATCGCGTTTCCGGCGATCAGTTGCGGCGTATATCGCTTCCCGCCCGCCGACGCGACTGCGATCGCGGTGCGCACGGTGGCCGGCGCGCTCGCGGGCGAGCTGGCCGATGCACGATTCGAGCGCGTCGTGTTCGCGTGCTTCTCCAGCGATATGCTCGATTTCTATCGCACGGCGCTCGTCCGGTTCTGA
- a CDS encoding NAD(P)H-dependent glycerol-3-phosphate dehydrogenase: MKVAVLGAGAWGTALAAHLAVRHDTLLWARDAALVAELAARRENARYLGGVALPPGLRYEADLATALSHAQADDALCVIAAPVAGLRALCRAMRDARRVPAHFVWVCKGFEADTRRLPHQMVAEELPDHASYGVLSGPSFAREVAQGLPVALTVASASAACRERTLAAFHHGAMRIYTGDDVVGVEVGGAVKNVLAIATGIADGLGLGLNARAALVTRGLAEMSRLGVALGGRAETFTGLTGLGDLILTATGDLSRNRSVGLQLAAGRSLDDILAALGHVAEGVRCARAVLSIARERGVDMPITEAVCAVLFDGVAPRDAVSGLLRRDAKAE; this comes from the coding sequence ATGAAAGTCGCGGTTCTCGGCGCCGGCGCGTGGGGCACCGCGCTCGCGGCGCATCTGGCCGTGCGGCACGACACGCTGCTCTGGGCGCGCGACGCGGCGCTCGTCGCCGAGCTTGCCGCGCGGCGCGAGAACGCCCGCTATCTGGGCGGCGTCGCGCTGCCGCCCGGGCTGCGCTACGAGGCCGATCTCGCGACGGCGCTGTCGCACGCGCAAGCGGACGACGCGCTCTGCGTGATCGCGGCGCCCGTGGCCGGGCTGCGCGCGCTGTGCCGCGCGATGCGCGACGCACGCCGCGTGCCCGCTCACTTCGTCTGGGTCTGCAAGGGCTTCGAGGCCGACACGCGGCGGCTGCCGCATCAGATGGTCGCCGAGGAATTGCCGGATCACGCGAGCTACGGCGTGCTGTCGGGCCCGAGCTTCGCGCGTGAGGTCGCGCAGGGGCTGCCCGTCGCGCTGACGGTCGCGAGCGCGTCGGCCGCGTGCCGCGAGCGTACGCTCGCGGCGTTTCATCATGGCGCGATGCGGATCTATACAGGCGACGACGTCGTCGGCGTCGAGGTCGGCGGCGCGGTGAAGAACGTGCTCGCGATCGCGACGGGGATCGCCGACGGCCTGGGCCTCGGCCTCAATGCGCGTGCGGCGCTCGTCACGCGCGGGCTCGCGGAGATGTCGCGCCTGGGCGTCGCGCTCGGCGGCCGCGCGGAGACGTTCACGGGCCTCACGGGCCTGGGTGACCTGATCCTCACGGCGACGGGCGATCTGTCGCGCAACCGGAGCGTCGGCCTGCAACTCGCGGCCGGCCGCTCGCTCGACGATATCCTCGCCGCGCTCGGCCACGTGGCCGAAGGCGTGCGCTGCGCGCGCGCGGTGCTGTCGATCGCGCGCGAGCGCGGCGTCGACATGCCGATCACGGAGGCGGTGTGCGCGGTGCTGTTCGACGGCGTCGCGCCGCGCGACGCGGTGAGCGGCCTGCTGCGGCGGGACGCGAAAGCCGAATAG
- the secB gene encoding protein-export chaperone SecB — translation MSDVENQPFFNIQRIYLKDLSLEQPNSPAIFLEQEMPAVEVEVDVKAERLAENVYEIVVAGTVTAKVREKVAFLVEAKQAGIFDIRNIPAEQIDPLCGIACPTILFPYLRSNIADSITRAGFPPIHLAEINFQALYEQRLAEISQQQQQGGAPNGTTLN, via the coding sequence ATGTCCGACGTCGAAAACCAACCGTTCTTCAACATCCAGCGCATCTACCTGAAGGACCTGTCGCTCGAGCAGCCGAATTCGCCCGCGATCTTCCTCGAGCAGGAGATGCCCGCCGTTGAAGTCGAGGTCGACGTGAAGGCCGAACGCCTTGCCGAGAACGTCTACGAGATCGTCGTCGCGGGCACCGTCACCGCGAAGGTGCGCGAGAAGGTCGCGTTCCTCGTCGAAGCGAAGCAGGCCGGCATTTTCGACATCCGCAACATCCCGGCCGAGCAGATCGATCCGCTGTGCGGCATCGCGTGCCCGACGATCCTGTTTCCGTACCTGCGCTCGAACATCGCCGATTCGATCACCCGCGCGGGCTTCCCGCCGATCCACCTCGCCGAGATCAACTTCCAGGCGCTGTACGAGCAGCGCCTCGCCGAAATCTCGCAGCAACAACAGCAAGGCGGCGCGCCGAACGGCACGACGCTGAACTGA
- the grxC gene encoding glutaredoxin 3 translates to MNKVVMYSTQVCPYCMQAERLLKLRGVEHIEKVLIDKEPERRAEMMERTGRRTVPQIYIGDTHVGGYDDLSKLDREGGLKPLLEAA, encoded by the coding sequence GTGAACAAAGTGGTCATGTACAGCACGCAGGTGTGCCCGTATTGCATGCAGGCCGAGCGGCTCCTCAAGCTGCGCGGCGTCGAGCACATCGAGAAAGTGCTGATCGACAAGGAGCCGGAGCGCCGCGCGGAGATGATGGAGCGCACCGGCCGCCGCACCGTGCCGCAGATCTACATCGGCGACACGCACGTCGGCGGTTACGACGACCTGTCGAAGCTCGACCGCGAAGGCGGCCTGAAGCCGCTTCTCGAAGCCGCCTGA
- a CDS encoding rhodanese-like domain-containing protein, with translation MTFFTDYTNLALIAILVVSGSLLAWPALRRGGGGLSAAEATQLINRRNALVVDLRPAAEYGAGHLPSARSVEFGELQAKAGQLAKNKATPVLLVCQNGQQSQKARKIVEEAGYQDVHVLQGGVAAWQQAGMPVVK, from the coding sequence GTGACGTTCTTCACCGATTACACGAACCTCGCGCTCATCGCGATCCTGGTGGTTTCCGGCAGCCTGCTCGCATGGCCCGCGCTGCGGCGCGGAGGCGGCGGCCTGTCGGCCGCGGAGGCGACCCAACTGATCAACCGCCGCAACGCGCTCGTCGTCGACCTGCGGCCGGCGGCCGAATATGGCGCGGGCCATCTGCCGTCCGCGCGCTCGGTCGAATTCGGCGAGCTGCAGGCGAAGGCCGGCCAGCTCGCGAAGAACAAGGCCACGCCCGTGCTGCTCGTGTGCCAGAACGGTCAGCAGTCGCAAAAGGCGCGCAAGATCGTCGAGGAAGCGGGCTACCAGGACGTCCACGTGCTGCAGGGCGGCGTCGCCGCATGGCAGCAGGCCGGCATGCCGGTCGTCAAATAA
- the gpmA gene encoding 2,3-diphosphoglycerate-dependent phosphoglycerate mutase gives MYKLVLIRHGESTWNKENRFTGWVDVDLTEQGNREARQAGQLLKEAGYTFDIAYTSVLKRAIRTLWHVQDQMDLMYVPVVHSWRLNERHYGALSGLNKAETAAKYGDEQVLVWRRSYDTPPPALEPGDERAPYADPRYAKVPREQLPLTECLKDTVARVLPLWNESIAPAVKAGKQVLIAAHGNSLRALIKYLDGISDADIVGLNIPNGVPLVYELDESLTPIRHYYLGDQEAIAKAQAAVAQQGKSAA, from the coding sequence ATGTACAAGCTCGTTCTCATCCGCCACGGCGAATCGACGTGGAACAAGGAAAACCGCTTCACCGGCTGGGTCGATGTCGACCTGACCGAACAAGGCAACCGCGAAGCCCGGCAGGCGGGCCAGCTCCTGAAGGAAGCCGGCTACACGTTCGATATCGCATACACGTCGGTGCTCAAGCGCGCGATCCGCACGCTCTGGCACGTGCAGGACCAGATGGATCTGATGTACGTGCCCGTCGTGCATTCGTGGCGCCTGAACGAGCGCCATTACGGCGCGCTGTCGGGCCTGAACAAGGCGGAGACGGCCGCGAAGTACGGCGACGAGCAGGTGCTCGTCTGGCGCCGCAGCTACGACACGCCGCCGCCCGCGCTCGAGCCGGGCGACGAGCGCGCGCCGTACGCCGATCCGCGCTACGCGAAGGTGCCGCGCGAGCAGTTGCCGCTCACCGAGTGCCTGAAGGACACGGTCGCGCGCGTGCTGCCGCTCTGGAACGAATCGATCGCGCCCGCGGTGAAGGCCGGCAAGCAGGTGCTGATCGCCGCGCACGGCAACTCGCTGCGCGCGCTGATCAAGTATCTCGACGGCATCTCCGACGCGGACATCGTCGGCCTGAACATCCCGAACGGCGTGCCGCTCGTCTACGAGCTCGACGAGAGCCTCACGCCCATCCGGCACTACTACCTCGGCGATCAGGAGGCGATCGCGAAGGCGCAGGCCGCCGTCGCGCAGCAGGGCAAGTCCGCGGCGTAA
- a CDS encoding S41 family peptidase, with product MRMKLKNIGLIAAGLATGVFATLQISASAQQAVTTAAAPLPLDQLRLFAEVFGQIKREYVEPVDDKKLLTAAIKGMVSSLDPHSSYLDKTDYQELQEQTKGRFAGLGIEISQEDGLVKVISPIEDTPAFRAGIRPGDLITRINDRPVRGMTLDKAVKQMRGEPGTKVTLTIFRKSDDRTFPVTVTRAVIRVQSVKMKLLDPGYAYIRITSFQERTTPDLAAKLQDIARQQPNLKGLILDLRNNGGGLLQSAVGVAGAFLPPDSVVVSTNGQIPDSKQIYRDNYENYRLPSFDSDPLKNLPAVFKTVPMIVLTNAYSASASEIVAGALQDSHRAVIMGKATFGKGSVQTVRPMTADSALRLTTAYYYTPSGRSIQNKGILPDIPVDQYADGDPDDVLVTREVDYTNHLANTQDPNEKKELEEREQRRMEQLRILEEQNDKKTPEQRQKDRERKPIEFGSADDFMMQQALNKLEGKPVEQSKMIAADSTAKSAAAKAGAASAAKGASGAAAKPASAAKPASAPQPQ from the coding sequence ATGCGTATGAAATTGAAGAACATCGGCCTGATTGCCGCGGGCCTCGCGACTGGCGTCTTCGCGACGCTGCAAATCTCCGCGTCGGCCCAGCAGGCCGTCACGACGGCCGCCGCGCCGCTGCCGCTCGACCAGTTGCGGCTCTTCGCTGAAGTGTTCGGGCAGATCAAGCGCGAATACGTCGAGCCCGTCGACGACAAGAAGCTGCTGACCGCGGCGATCAAGGGCATGGTGTCGAGCCTCGATCCGCACTCGTCGTACCTCGACAAGACCGATTACCAGGAACTGCAGGAGCAGACGAAGGGCCGCTTCGCAGGCCTCGGCATCGAGATTTCGCAGGAAGACGGCCTCGTCAAGGTGATCTCGCCGATCGAGGACACGCCCGCGTTCCGCGCCGGCATCCGTCCGGGCGACCTGATCACCCGCATCAACGATCGCCCGGTGCGCGGCATGACGCTCGACAAGGCGGTCAAGCAGATGCGCGGCGAGCCCGGCACGAAGGTCACGCTGACGATCTTCCGCAAGAGCGACGACCGCACGTTCCCCGTCACGGTCACGCGCGCGGTGATCCGCGTGCAGAGCGTGAAGATGAAGCTGCTCGATCCGGGCTACGCGTACATCCGCATCACGAGCTTCCAGGAGCGCACGACGCCCGATCTCGCCGCGAAGCTGCAGGACATCGCGCGCCAGCAGCCGAACCTGAAGGGCCTGATCCTCGATCTGCGCAACAACGGCGGCGGCCTGCTGCAAAGCGCCGTCGGCGTCGCGGGCGCGTTCCTGCCGCCGGATTCCGTCGTCGTGTCGACGAACGGCCAGATCCCCGATTCGAAGCAGATCTACCGCGACAACTACGAGAACTACCGCCTGCCGTCGTTCGACTCCGATCCGCTGAAGAACCTGCCCGCCGTCTTCAAGACGGTGCCGATGATCGTGCTGACGAACGCGTATTCGGCGTCGGCCTCGGAAATCGTCGCGGGCGCGCTGCAGGATTCGCACCGCGCGGTGATCATGGGCAAGGCGACGTTCGGCAAGGGCTCGGTGCAGACGGTGCGGCCGATGACGGCCGATTCCGCGCTGCGCCTGACGACCGCGTACTACTACACGCCGAGCGGCCGCTCGATCCAGAACAAGGGCATCCTGCCCGACATTCCGGTCGATCAGTACGCGGACGGCGATCCGGACGACGTGCTCGTCACGCGCGAGGTCGATTACACGAACCACCTCGCGAACACGCAGGATCCGAACGAGAAGAAGGAGCTCGAGGAACGCGAGCAGCGCCGGATGGAGCAGTTGCGCATCCTCGAGGAGCAGAACGACAAGAAGACGCCCGAGCAGCGTCAGAAGGATCGCGAGCGCAAGCCGATCGAATTCGGCAGCGCCGACGATTTCATGATGCAGCAGGCGCTCAACAAGCTCGAAGGCAAGCCGGTCGAGCAGTCGAAGATGATCGCCGCCGACAGCACCGCGAAGAGCGCCGCCGCCAAGGCGGGCGCCGCCTCGGCGGCGAAGGGCGCGTCGGGCGCGGCGGCCAAGCCCGCGTCGGCTGCAAAGCCCGCGTCGGCGCCGCAACCGCAGTAA
- a CDS encoding HesA/MoeB/ThiF family protein, whose translation MNDEQLLRYSRHILVDEIGIEAQQRFLDAHAIVVGAGGLGSPAAMYLAAAGVGTITLVDADTVDLTNLQRQILHATDSVGRKKVESGRDALARLNPDVKVNAVAERVDDAWLNAHVPHASVVLDCTDNFATRHAINRACVAHRVPLVSGAALRFDGQISTFDFREPGSPCYACVFPEDQPFEEVACSTMGVFAPTVGIIGAMQAAEALRVIGGIGATLVGRLMMLDSLRMEWNTMKIARQPDCPVCGAGGAH comes from the coding sequence ATGAACGACGAACAACTCCTCCGCTATTCCCGCCACATCCTCGTCGACGAGATCGGCATCGAGGCGCAGCAGCGCTTTCTCGACGCGCACGCGATCGTCGTCGGCGCGGGCGGGCTCGGTTCGCCCGCCGCGATGTATCTCGCGGCGGCGGGCGTCGGCACGATCACGCTCGTCGATGCCGACACCGTCGATCTCACGAACCTGCAGCGGCAGATCCTGCACGCGACGGATTCGGTCGGCCGCAAGAAGGTCGAATCGGGCCGCGACGCGCTCGCGCGGCTCAATCCGGACGTGAAGGTGAACGCGGTCGCCGAGCGCGTCGACGACGCGTGGCTGAACGCGCACGTGCCGCACGCGAGCGTCGTGCTCGACTGCACCGACAACTTCGCGACGCGCCACGCGATCAACCGCGCGTGCGTCGCGCATCGCGTGCCGCTCGTATCGGGTGCGGCGCTGCGCTTCGACGGGCAGATCAGCACCTTCGATTTCCGCGAGCCCGGCTCGCCGTGCTACGCGTGCGTGTTCCCGGAGGATCAGCCGTTCGAGGAAGTCGCGTGCTCGACGATGGGCGTGTTCGCGCCGACCGTCGGCATCATCGGCGCGATGCAGGCGGCCGAGGCGCTGCGCGTGATCGGCGGCATCGGCGCGACGCTCGTCGGCCGGCTGATGATGCTCGATTCGCTGCGGATGGAATGGAACACGATGAAGATCGCACGGCAGCCGGATTGCCCGGTGTGCGGCGCGGGCGGCGCGCATTGA
- the ptsP gene encoding phosphoenolpyruvate--protein phosphotransferase: MIKEVRVSFTLHGIPVSRGIAIGRAYLIAPAALDVAHYLIEAERIEAEIERFRTALGAVRRELDVLRADLTDDTPTEVAAFIDVHAMILGDAMLVQETIDLIRTRRYNVEWALTEQLDVLAGHFDDIEDEYLRERKADIEQVVERVLKALAGAPSAAQALDRAAGNGRDEMIVVAHDIAPADMMQFKTQSFQAFVTDLGGRTSHTAIVARSLGIPAAVGVQHASALIRQDDLIIVDGDQGIVIVDPAPIVLEEYSYRQSEKALEQRKLQRLKFSPAQTLCGTKIDLLANIELPDDAKAAVDAGAVGVGLFRTEFLFMSKVRMPEEEEQFAAYKRAVELMHGMPVTIRTIDVGADKPLDVYDEGYETAPNPALGLRAIRWSLSEPQMFLTQLRAILRASAFGQVKILVPMLAHAQEIDQTLDLINEAKRQLDAAGLAYDPNVRVGAMIEIPAAAIALPLFLKRVDFLSIGTNDLIQYTLAIDRADNAVAHLYDPLHPAVLHLIAFTLREAKRAGVPVSVCGEMAGDPALTRLLLGMGLTEFSMHPSQLLVVKQEILRAHLKALEKPTADVLASFEPEEVQAALARLASAEPRADVAA; encoded by the coding sequence GTGATCAAGGAGGTGCGCGTGTCTTTCACGCTGCATGGCATTCCCGTTTCAAGAGGTATCGCGATCGGACGAGCGTATCTGATCGCGCCGGCGGCGCTCGACGTCGCGCATTACCTGATCGAGGCCGAACGGATCGAGGCCGAGATCGAGCGCTTTCGCACGGCGCTCGGCGCCGTGCGGCGCGAACTCGACGTGCTGCGCGCGGATCTGACCGACGACACCCCGACCGAGGTCGCCGCGTTCATCGACGTGCACGCGATGATCCTCGGCGACGCGATGCTCGTGCAGGAAACCATCGATCTCATCCGCACGCGCCGCTACAACGTCGAATGGGCGCTGACCGAGCAGCTCGACGTGCTCGCCGGCCACTTCGACGACATCGAGGACGAGTACCTGCGCGAGCGCAAGGCCGATATCGAACAGGTGGTCGAGCGGGTGCTGAAGGCGCTCGCGGGCGCGCCGTCCGCTGCGCAGGCGCTCGACCGCGCGGCGGGCAACGGTCGCGACGAGATGATCGTCGTCGCGCACGACATCGCGCCCGCCGACATGATGCAGTTCAAGACGCAGTCGTTCCAGGCGTTCGTCACCGACTTGGGCGGGCGCACCTCGCACACGGCGATCGTCGCGCGCAGCCTCGGGATTCCGGCCGCGGTCGGCGTCCAGCACGCGAGCGCGCTGATTCGCCAGGACGATCTCATCATCGTCGACGGCGATCAGGGGATCGTGATCGTCGATCCCGCGCCGATCGTGCTCGAGGAATACTCGTACCGGCAATCGGAGAAGGCGCTCGAGCAGCGCAAGCTGCAGCGCCTGAAGTTCTCGCCCGCGCAGACGCTGTGCGGCACGAAGATCGACCTGCTCGCGAACATCGAGCTGCCCGACGACGCGAAGGCGGCCGTCGACGCGGGCGCGGTCGGCGTCGGCCTGTTCCGCACCGAGTTCCTGTTCATGAGCAAGGTGCGGATGCCGGAGGAAGAGGAGCAGTTCGCCGCGTACAAGCGCGCGGTCGAGCTGATGCACGGGATGCCCGTCACGATCCGCACGATCGACGTCGGCGCGGACAAGCCGCTCGACGTGTACGACGAAGGCTACGAGACCGCGCCGAATCCCGCGCTCGGCCTGCGCGCGATCCGCTGGAGCCTGTCGGAGCCGCAGATGTTCCTCACGCAGTTGCGCGCGATCCTGCGCGCGTCGGCGTTCGGCCAGGTGAAGATCCTGGTGCCGATGCTCGCGCACGCGCAGGAGATCGACCAGACGCTCGACCTCATCAACGAGGCGAAGCGGCAACTCGACGCGGCGGGGCTCGCATACGATCCGAACGTGCGGGTCGGCGCGATGATCGAGATTCCGGCCGCGGCGATCGCGCTGCCGCTGTTCCTCAAGCGCGTCGATTTCCTGTCGATCGGCACGAACGACCTGATCCAGTACACGCTCGCGATCGACCGCGCGGACAACGCGGTCGCGCATCTGTACGATCCGCTGCATCCGGCTGTGCTGCATCTGATCGCGTTCACGCTGCGCGAAGCGAAGCGCGCGGGCGTGCCGGTGTCGGTGTGCGGCGAGATGGCGGGCGATCCGGCGCTCACGCGTCTGTTGCTCGGCATGGGGCTCACCGAGTTCTCGATGCATCCGAGCCAGTTGCTCGTCGTCAAGCAGGAAATCCTGCGCGCGCACCTGAAGGCGCTCGAGAAGCCGACCGCGGACGTGCTCGCGTCGTTCGAACCGGAAGAAGTGCAGGCCGCGCTCGCGCGGCTCGCGAGCGCGGAGCCGAGGGCGGACGTCGCCGCGTGA
- a CDS encoding HPr family phosphocarrier protein — translation MLQQETTIVNKLGLHARASAKLTQLAGNFQAEVWMTRNGRRINAKSIMGVMMLAAGIGSTVTIETEGPDEREAMDALLKLIADKFGEGQ, via the coding sequence ATGCTTCAACAAGAAACGACCATCGTGAACAAATTGGGGCTCCATGCGCGCGCGTCGGCCAAGCTCACGCAGCTCGCGGGCAATTTCCAGGCGGAAGTCTGGATGACGCGCAACGGCCGCCGGATCAATGCGAAGAGCATCATGGGCGTCATGATGCTGGCGGCGGGCATCGGCAGCACGGTGACGATCGAGACCGAGGGGCCGGACGAGCGGGAAGCGATGGACGCGCTCCTGAAGTTGATCGCCGACAAATTCGGCGAAGGACAGTGA
- a CDS encoding PTS sugar transporter subunit IIA, whose amino-acid sequence MAGILIIAHAPLATALRDCIAHIYGGLPARIGCIDVQAENDPAQVMAFAHAELARLKEENGALVLTDMYGATPANIAGQLAKVEGVRVLAGVNLPMLVRAVCYRTTPLDTLVDKALAGSTKGIHEIAAGTPPPRPSALGCGECAPIPPEPKAQTQPH is encoded by the coding sequence ATGGCAGGCATTCTCATCATCGCGCATGCGCCGCTCGCTACCGCTTTGCGGGACTGCATCGCGCACATCTACGGCGGGTTGCCCGCGCGGATCGGCTGCATCGACGTGCAGGCCGAGAACGATCCGGCCCAGGTGATGGCGTTCGCGCACGCGGAGCTCGCGCGCCTGAAGGAAGAAAACGGCGCGCTCGTGCTGACCGACATGTACGGCGCGACGCCCGCGAACATCGCGGGGCAGCTCGCGAAGGTCGAGGGCGTGCGGGTGCTCGCAGGCGTCAATCTGCCGATGCTCGTGCGCGCCGTCTGCTACCGGACCACGCCGCTCGATACGCTCGTCGACAAGGCGCTCGCCGGCTCGACGAAGGGCATTCACGAGATCGCGGCGGGCACGCCGCCGCCGCGCCCGAGCGCGCTCGGCTGCGGCGAGTGCGCGCCGATTCCGCCGGAGCCGAAGGCGCAGACGCAGCCGCATTGA
- the gshB gene encoding glutathione synthase — MDILFIADPLDRFKIYKDSTYAMMAEAARRGHAVYACEPNQLAWTGAGVEADVRRVTIAGDTADLHRDRWYEAAARESRALPSFGAILMRKDPPFDMEYVTSTWLLELAERAGARVFNKPQTIRDHSEKLAIGEFAQFVAPSLVTRDAARLRAFHAEHGDVILKPLDGMGGMGVFRVKADGMNLGSIIEMLSHDGARSVMVQKFIPEIKAGDKRILLIDGEPVPYSLARIPQGSEVRGNLAAGGVGVAQPLTERDREIAAALGPVLAARGLLLVGLDVIGDWLTEVNVTSPTCFREIMEQTGFDVAGMFVDALERAVG, encoded by the coding sequence ATGGACATTCTCTTTATCGCCGACCCGCTCGATCGCTTCAAGATCTACAAGGACTCGACCTACGCGATGATGGCCGAGGCCGCGCGGCGCGGGCACGCGGTGTACGCGTGCGAGCCGAACCAGCTTGCGTGGACGGGCGCGGGCGTCGAGGCCGACGTGCGCCGCGTGACGATCGCGGGCGACACGGCCGATCTGCACCGCGATCGCTGGTACGAGGCGGCGGCGCGCGAGTCGCGCGCGCTGCCTTCGTTCGGTGCGATCCTGATGCGCAAGGATCCGCCGTTCGACATGGAATACGTGACGTCGACGTGGCTGCTCGAGCTCGCCGAGCGTGCGGGCGCGCGCGTGTTCAACAAGCCGCAGACGATTCGCGATCATTCCGAGAAGCTCGCGATCGGCGAGTTCGCGCAATTCGTCGCGCCGTCGCTCGTCACGCGTGACGCGGCGCGGCTGCGCGCGTTCCACGCCGAGCACGGCGACGTGATCCTGAAGCCGCTCGACGGCATGGGCGGGATGGGCGTGTTTCGCGTGAAGGCGGACGGCATGAACCTCGGCTCGATCATCGAGATGCTGAGCCACGACGGCGCGCGCTCGGTGATGGTGCAGAAGTTCATCCCCGAGATCAAAGCCGGCGACAAGCGCATTCTGCTGATCGACGGTGAGCCGGTGCCGTACTCGCTCGCGCGGATTCCGCAGGGCAGCGAGGTGCGCGGCAACCTGGCGGCGGGCGGCGTCGGGGTCGCGCAGCCGCTCACCGAGCGCGACCGCGAGATTGCGGCGGCGCTCGGCCCGGTGCTCGCCGCGCGCGGCTTGCTGCTCGTCGGCCTCGACGTGATCGGCGACTGGCTGACCGAGGTGAACGTCACGAGCCCGACTTGCTTTCGCGAAATCATGGAGCAAACTGGATTCGACGTCGCCGGCATGTTCGTCGACGCATTGGAGCGCGCGGTCGGTTGA